The DNA window CATAATGTTTGGGACAAAGTTTTGCCTTTGGACAACTCCACAGTGgattgtaaattaaaaaaaactgtgattGATGAGCTGACAGTCAGCTCTAATTTAAAGGGTTTAACAGAAAAATTCAATGACTTGTTTTGCAAAGCCCCATTTTCAGAGGTTCAAAATTTCTGGGATAACATAAATTTATGTCTTAACATCAATTTTAAGACACTTTAAAAAACGAAGGACTGCATTTTTCAACCAATGTCTGCTTGAAGTCTAGAAACAATGGACATCAGCAAATGTTGTTTCCTTTGAGTTGCTCAGCTTGATCTTTACTCAAGACAAAAATAGATTTCCCTCTATGTGCTGACATACCACTTTGGATTTAATCCTCAGTTATTATGAAACTGTGGCCCTCTTCTACAGTGTGTCCTGAGCTCTGGCTCTCTCTCCTACCCCCTGCTGGTTGCAACAGATGGCTGTCAGTCCCTGAGCCCTGTTCTCCTCGTCGGCTGACTGTTGGGGCTTGCTCTCTATGTttcagggtctttaccttaacacctaaagctccttgaggtggctgttgtgatttggtgcttgcTGGGTTGAGACATGTGAGACTTGGGCATGGAAGAACGTCCCGTTTCTTTTACCTTGAGAAACTGTTGGGTTGCTTTTTCAGTATGATTTGGGTCCTAATCTGTTTGCACTGTTAGTGCTGTCTGATCATTTTCTGTCTGAGCATCGTTTGGTTAGGTCTGAGCAGAGAATAAAGCGCTGCACACTTCACAATGAATTCTgctgcttctatcagcagtcacgtTGTCAGTGACCCAGTTTCACTGGCACGATGCTGGCTCCACCATGTTAGGCAGATGCTGTGTGTAACAGTCACAATTGTGTGGTGTCTCTTTAAGACAACTTAAGTTAATGTTAATGATGTCACAAGTGTGCGCCACTGCTCTCTGTAGTGTGGGAGAAGTGTGCTTGCACATGGACGTATGGACTGAGATGGACCTCATATCTTTATCTCCTAACTCAAAGTAACGTTACAGGTTGTATGAACACAACTCGCCTTGTAAGGTTGGTGAAGAGTGTGTTTATTAAAGGATGAGCACTGTGTATTTttgcgttttgtgggagaaacatttcgtcatcaccaggtgactccttcagtctcagctgactgcagctttcaatcttataaacaggatatttgcataatgactgaaaccagcccactgaaggaacaatgggctgggaggtcagttccttaatcttaatcaTGCagattctcatgaccattgatcaacaaccactgatcaaaacccactgatcaataaCCATGagcaccattcacagagagttggggaatggctgcaatcacagcattgtaagatggtgacagatgtacccttaggccccctcctcgattcagagatggtctttctcttttcacgtaaatggcctccgtgactccgccctcaaaccagcgttcctccctgtccaggatgttacatcctcatcattgaaagagtgtcacTGGCCTGTAGgagtaaatagactgcagagtcctggcctgacgaggtggctcttctgtgttgtagccagaggttgtttggtttccccgatgtataaatcctggcaatcctcctgcacttaacagctacactatgttactctgtttgtgtcgggggacccgatccttggggtggaccagcttttggcgcagcgtgttttggggtttaaaagccacagagacccggtgtttagaaaaaatcaactgctccgatactcctgacacatacgggatcactacaggttttctcTTAGTCAGccgttgtccttctctcctggattggCTGGACCTTTCCAGCCAATTTCCTGCtatttataaggttggggaaacctgcagtcagctgagactgaaggagtcacctggatgagtgacgaaacttttctcccactgaaaacgtccagatgaacagaatcaacctttggtaATGTCGACGTTCTTCACCTGcaagattttgttttaaaattacaGTAAATTTACAGTGAAACACTTTGAATTATGATTAACCTTCAAATATTATGTCTGCTTTCTTTTTCACTAAATAACAGTGAAGCAGGCCTCACCTGCCACAAAAGCATCTGTCAGTCAATTGTTCCATTTATTTTTGAACATCTGAAAGGTGGGGGGACTACGCCATTTTATACTATACAGCTCATGCATAATTTTTgtaaaaccccttaaattaaaCCTGAAAGCTTGCACTTCAGTAACATATTGATTTGTGATTTCCACAGTGGTGCTGTTTAGAGGCAAAGCTGCAAAAATGTGCTGTCTTTGCCCCGAACATTCTGGAGGGCGCTGTTTTTGATCCCAAACGATTGATTCTCGATATAATGTAGACACAACCTTCAAGGGTAGTTTTAGTAAAGTGCCTTTAGAAATGTGCAGATTTGACAACCCAATTCAGCATTACACATATTTAGAATTTCCATATTTACACAGAGAACAGAATTGAAAATGAGCTGTTGCACTTTGTTTGCACAATTTTACTTTACGACAGTGTGTGGGAAAAGTATCCTCACGTTCatcactttttaatttttttacatCTTTGTAGCTCAACTGCAATAGGGTCCGCGCAAGACTTATAGcaatgacaaaaacagtttgCTTTTTATTCAGTGAAATTAAAGAACTTTTCTAACTTCTGATTGAATTCACGACCTCTCGTCAGGACAATAATCCTCACGTGTATTCGCATCCTATGTGACTCTGTTGGACTCTATCAGATTTGATCATTCTttgaaaatcatttaaaaaaacaacagggTGTTTTAGTGCTTTTCCACAAGTCCATTTTAGATCCATGGAAAGAggtatttgtgttattttgttcCTTCTCTTGTTTTTTGAGGAAACGACATGTTAAATACACCTCAGTAGCAAAATCAACGCGTCCAGTGTACCAGTTAATTACTATAAACTTTATAAATTCGGCATTAATCATAGACCTATTGTAGTTGATTACATGATGTAGATGATTTTAAGTTCCCATCATGTGTCTGTGTATTGTTAGTTCTTcaaggttttgttttgtatcTAAAACTACATTTTGTTTACTTGATTTTGCTCCTCAGTACAGagtgttgtgtttatttgtatttgtgttaCTTTCTTGTTGTTTAAACCCTTGTCTTCCTTCCTGTCATGCCTCGACAACTTCTCCTTATTTGCATCCACCTTCTGCAACTAGATGAGATCACACTCCACCACGCATTGCTCAGTATACTCTTTCACCAGCTCCACACTCAGGGTGTCGTGGCAGAATTCAGCCATGGCCTTCCAAAGCGGTGGGTCTAGGAACATCTGGCACATCACATGACCCTTCAAGGTGGCAGTATGGCGCTGCAGGTGGTACAAGAACTGCTGTCGAGCCAGGGCGAGGTCTTTACCAAACATGTCGATGTTCAGGTAATACCTGGTTAAAGAAAACATCATGACTGTGTGAAAACAGTTTCCCATTCTTAGCAGTATGATTGTAAATGCAATGACCACATTATAGAAacaacacgttctcatcccaaAACGTAACGTTCGACGCCATGTGCCAAATCGTCGGTATGTTACGCAGTCGGACACATGAGAACCATTTGGAATGAAACATgtaaatttattttgctttcTCATCATTAATCGCTTTGGAAACACTATCTAATACAATTGAGACTgtggttaaggttagggctgCAATACACGGTGCATATCATAGGTGCTATGGGACGCCTCAGGACGTGACAAATCGTCAGTATGTTACGCGTTGGGAATAAGAACGGTCTCTATAGAAACTATCTGTACCGTGtagaaaaaagtgaaattgtTGTGCTCCCTAGTGATACTATTAAAAGTTGCTATTATAGACAATGGTTCGTGTTACTGTCAGTACACTTGCTTCAGCAACATCCATTTAGTCCTATCAATAAATGAAGAAGGAACATTTACCAGTCATCTCCAATGGGGACCCTGAATGGGAAGGTACAGAGGCTGGCCACAGTAGGATTGGACACATCATCCACCATCCAGTCAATCTCCTTCTTTAGTAGGATTGCCATGTTACTGGGCAAAAGCTTGAATGGCTGCCAGTCTTGAATGATGGTTGCGTTAGGGAGGACCCCGTGCATCAGGTCACTGTTTAAGTACAGCTGCTGGATTGCTGTATGGTCCAGATGCACTGGAGGAGGACTGGAGCAAAAGGTGGACAAAGTGGATTCATTGTCTCCTTCTAGACCAAATTCAGAGAGATGCAGCTTGAGGTCTTCAGCTCTGAAGCGCATCAGCAGGATTCCCTGGAGAGAGAAAAGGCAGCATTGAAAGCATGCAAACAGCCCAAAAAGGCTCATGATGACTAAGAAGCCATTTAACATCAGGACAGATCAAAGCATTTATTTACTCTACCTGCTTAGTTATGATGCGGTACTTTTCAAAGTCCTTTGGTCCAAGCTTATCATCACGGGTCAAGCGGCATACTTTGACCTCTGGATACCTAGATTTAACCAGCTCAGCACAAAAGCGTAGCAGAACACCTGCCACGCCCTTGCCCCTTTCCTGGGGGGCAACACGGAGACCTTCCACCAGCATGGTCTCCCCCTCATCGATGACACAGACAGACTCCAGAGCAATCTACCAAGCAATCAAACAAAGGAAGATAACAGACAAGAAATTACAAGCCATCACGCTGACATGGATACCTTTAATTACTTATTTATCTAAGGGGCCAACTCTGCTAGTTTGTGAGGAAGTCATATCTAGTTGCCGGGTGTTTTACTCAAGCTCATAGTAGCAAGTTTGGCGGTCCATTAATAGGAGAGATAATTTACTTAATTATGTGCTccaatcaacaaacagcattcagatatatgtttttttttaatgttttatatgtATAGTAGATGTATATGTAGAATGCAACCTGCTGAGGTTTCAGGCTGGCTGGGTCATTTATCAGGGTGATGCTTTACAGCCATTTATCCAGTGAACTGAACTTTTACTACTGAGTGAACTTACCACTTTTCCATGTTTGCGTGCCAGTATAACTGTACGGTTGGTATCCTGCAGCCAGCTAGTGTATCTAGTAGGTAGATAGTCAAGGCCTCCATAGATGTCCTGGCTCATAGCCATGATTTCATCAAAGTCCTCCTCAGTTGCCACAGTAAACTGAAGGCCTGCCTGGGACAGGGCCTCTGGGAGCTGGGGCATATTCAGGCTGGTATCAATCTTCATCTTGGAACAACTGATAAGATAAAAATGGAAGAGATATTATTGTGGACTATATTAAATCATATTTTGTGCTTCAGAGCGGGATGTCATTCTCGCGTAATCAAAAATAATTAGCCACAGATAAGTAAATCATTTTACCATTTTCTGAAAGCAGAATATAACAGACCTCAAGGTGTATGGCTGGTGAACCAAGTTCACCGATTCCATCCTTAGCAAAGGggacaaaacattaaacactttAGTATTAACCACACCAAGAGACACACATTCATTATTCAAAGGCACTAACCAATAGGAAATCAAACATACATGAGAAGAAGAATTAGGAGCTGATTGCTTCTGCAAATTGGATTGCAGATTTTCGCATTAGTGGAGAGGCCGTGCATGTAAAATAAGAGGTTCTATCTCGGACAGAGTCCAGAAGAGTCCTTGTTCATTAACCAAATTATTTAACAGCACATGTTTTCTTTCTCACAACACTGTGGGAAAGCCCCTGGTTTGGACCGGGTCTATCGTTGGTTCCATTCAAATACAATCAGTGCTCAAATGCTTTACGGATCACGTCTCTGATGTTAAGTAACACATTTTTCAATTCAATCCAATTTTACTTATATTGCAATAGTTCACAAAAACAGCCACTATAGGTGCTTTATATTAGAGAGAGAACCCCAGAAATAAGCTGAGCAAGATTTTGGTGTTGATCGGGAGAAAGAACTCCAGTCGAAGAAAAGTTCAAGGAAGAGCCTGCATAGCATCAAATTATTATAAAGAAACCCAAAAAGTGCAGATTTGGGGAAGAAAGGTTTTGGCCATTGCAGCACAAAATCCAAGATGAACATGTCCTACTATGCATAGTAGAAAAAATTCAGCTTAAAGACAATAAAGCCTTTCTCTTGAAATTACAGCCCCACTTCAAAGACTGAAATATCTCTCTTTTACTACCAATGAAACATCAAGGAATGTGAAGAACAATAGCTGCACATCACTTTGAGAGGTGATCATGAATTGGGACGTTTACCTTACATCAACCTGACATCAACCACCTCGGTAGACATACCATTGCATGTCAATTTGTGTAGCAGTGGGTGGAAAATACAAGACTGTGGCAACAGCAAACCACAAGGCCTCAAACACTGAACCACAAAGGGAAAAAGAGGGATTTTGCCGTATGTTCAGAAGACACAGATTGTGCAACCTCTGAAAGAACATGATTGGAGCAACTTGGTCAACAATCTGCCAGCAGTTGCCATGAAAGAAGTGTTAACGGGGTTTTAGAGTTTACTTTCAGCTGGAAAAGATGATTCACAGTACAATAACATACTCGCAGCAGAGTACAGCCAGAGGCATAGACTGCACATCAAACCACGAGCAACTAcagtgaagaaaatgaaaagatcGTTGCCACAGAGTTATGACCCCAACTACAGACACAGAAGTGGTGAAATCCTGTGGTTCTGAAAACTCAAGTCCAATTCAACCACAGTTGTGGCTGAATCACAGAAGGGCAAGCAGAGAAGATGGCTCGTTTTTAATACTGTTTAATGTCGTATCATATTCTAAACATCATAAGTCTGTAGTGGCTGTCCTGTGTGGACCACATTACTACAACCTTTTCAAGCTTCATCTTATCTGCATCACACATGTTGGCCAAGCAAACTCGTCTGTTATGAATCTAAATTAGTGAAGATCATTTACTGGCTAATGCTCTCTGTGTTCCCATCTGAAGCATAGATCCTAACTGATCTCAGAGCAGTGAAAGCAGATTCAGCGGCAGCTTGCCAGGCATGCCATCATGTGCAAGCCACCAGGAAAAAAGCTGCTGGCCTCTCAGCTTGCACAGCTCCAGTCATTGTTAACAGGAGATGGACAAAAccgtcaaaacacagagagctgcagttTTCTATGAGATTGAAAGAAGCACAGTTTTCAGTGGCAACAACCAACTGTGGCCACAACATGGCAGTAATGTTAACTGACAGGTTAATATTACTGCCAGCGCTGTCTGAGATGAAAGGAGATAGATCGCTTTACTTTGGTATGTTTTAATTTAtgtctatttttaaacattagaCTTTTGTATGACAGAGTATTGGGgtcacattaagaaaaaaatattattgatcattctgagaataaagtcaaaatGTGGAGATTATACAGTTGTTTCGACAGCTGCTGTACCCTCTGAGTTTGTGAAATTGTTCTTCAGAATCGGTTTTAGTAACAAGGAAGGACGTCGTTTCTCTTTTAGCACATAAACACAGGGTGCTGAAAAGTATAAAGATGGTGGAGAAGCTACATGTGGtcagagaaaccacacaaaccTGGTCGAGTGGCTGATTTGCTTCACTGACTCATGTAAACAAGTCATTTTGCATAACGACTGTGATGGTCTGTGTTGAAACAACAACTGTAATCTGCATGTTTCAACTTTTTTCTCAAAATTgtatttcaacttttttttcaaaatattgaataaattgaataaatttcgactttattctcaaaatgatcaataacatgttttttcttaatgtggcccTAAAACTCTGTTGTACTTGTCTTGCAGTATCACAAATTCTGAAATGTACAGTTTACAAATGAAGAACAGTTGCAAACTTTGCATAACAACCCATTGTAGACTACAACTTTTCCACAGTAAGATTAACCTCAAGCTCAAAGtgacaaaatcacacacaaagaaaaagaaatgacatTTGATTCAATATCtaccattacaaaaacaaatatttattgtTCAATGTGAATACATAAGAATGCCATAGGGGCACTAAGGAGAAGCAACAACCTGTCCACATATTTCAGCATCTGTCAAACACAAAGCTGCTATGTTAAGCAATACATTTGTCTTCAGCCTCCACACACCTGCAGTACATAATTCTGTACTACTAGAATTGCTCACACTGAACACTTGTAAttataaaatgtcaaaaatgtacaaaaatggCCCAAGAGAATCAGATAACCTTTGatgaaaatttaaagaaaagtaaaatataTGGATGAAATGTATAAAGACGTAACTCTGAGAGAATCCTGGAAAGTAGAGGAATGCTTAATTTGTACGCTAACAATAAACAGTGCCTGTAGTAAAACGTTGCACCGTCATTAGGTCGTATTTCTGTGTAACAACTGGATGTTTGTTTGTGGATTAATGTTCTAGATTTGAACCCCTCAGAACTTTGTGTTCTCTGGTTTCTTCCATGAATCCAAACACATTCATGTCGTTGGTGATATTTTTAATTAAGGTTGATGCAAAATAATTATGTCTTTAATGGAAGGCAGACTAGAGAGACTGAGACTAGTAAAGCatgatatatttattgttttcgTTATTGTGGCTGAGCTGGGTTATTATAAGTCTGTTTGTCTGGGTTTGTGATGTGCTGAAGCACTGGAGTGTGGACAGTTCATTGGGGAAGTGCAGGCTAACACAGAAATGCTAAACTTGTTCCTACAATCTATTAATCGGCCATGTGAGCTGCAAGGGCATTTGCAGTGAAAACACTGTCTGGTCACAACAGATTGAAATGTACACATTGGGGACGCTGGTATTTTTCCACCATGCCTTTGAAGCTGTGAGATGAGGTGCCATGCTTGGCTGAGTATCCTGGTCCTACCAGTGAGAGGAatgctattttatttttgcctttcTGTCTCTCAAACACTTCTCTCGTGTTCCTAATGGTTCTCTCTCAATGGCTGGCAGTGTTCTCCAGACAAAATGGAATTGGGCAACACTGACTGACCATCTAACGTGCAACTATCAGTGCGGACCTACGTCTAGTTTTTGTCCGAGCTGCCCAAAGGAGCTTTAGAA is part of the Maylandia zebra isolate NMK-2024a linkage group LG3, Mzebra_GT3a, whole genome shotgun sequence genome and encodes:
- the LOC101477274 gene encoding histidine N-acetyltransferase, which translates into the protein MKIDTSLNMPQLPEALSQAGLQFTVATEEDFDEIMAMSQDIYGGLDYLPTRYTSWLQDTNRTVILARKHGKVIALESVCVIDEGETMLVEGLRVAPQERGKGVAGVLLRFCAELVKSRYPEVKVCRLTRDDKLGPKDFEKYRIITKQGILLMRFRAEDLKLHLSEFGLEGDNESTLSTFCSSPPPVHLDHTAIQQLYLNSDLMHGVLPNATIIQDWQPFKLLPSNMAILLKKEIDWMVDDVSNPTVASLCTFPFRVPIGDDWYYLNIDMFGKDLALARQQFLYHLQRHTATLKGHVMCQMFLDPPLWKAMAEFCHDTLSVELVKEYTEQCVVECDLI